A window of Flavobacterium branchiarum genomic DNA:
GCGGGAACGCAATATGCAATTTCTACCAATACTGATATTTACGAGTACAATCTTGAAACTGGTAAAACTATAAACAGAACTGTAGAGAATTTAGGTTACGATATGGCTCCAAAATTTTCGCCAACAGGAAATTTAACTTGGTTGCAAATGAAACGTGATGGTTATGAAGCTGATAAAAACGACATTATTGTTGATTTTAAAGGCTTAAAAATCAACCTTACTGCTAATTGGGACGGAACAGTAAATAGTTTTATGTGGAGTAAAGATGGAAAAAAAGTGTTTTTTGTAGCACCTATAGATGGTACAAAACAACTTTTTGAAGTAAATTTCCCTGGATTAACTAAAATTGCAATAAAAGTAATTCAACTTACAAATGGCAATTATGATGTAAATGATTTAGTTGGTTTTGCTGATGACCACATCATTGTTACTAGATCAGATATGAATCATGCCAATGAAATTTTCTCTTTTAATTTAAAGAAGAATACTTGGAAACAATTATCTAATGTAAATACTGAAACTTATGAGAAACTTACTTTAAGTAAAACAGAGAGACGTTACGTTACTACAACAGATGGTAAAAAAATGTTAGTTTGGGTAATCTTACCTCCAAATTTTGATGCTTCAAAAAAATACCCAACTCTTTTATTCTGTCAAGGTGGACCACAATCTGCTTTAACACAATCGTATTCTTTCCGTTGGAACTTCTCATTAATGGCTGCTAAAGGCTATGTAGTTGTAGCTCCTAACCGTCGTGGAATGCCAGGGCACGGAGTAAAATGGAATGAGCAAATTAGTAAAGATTGGGGCGGACAGGTTATGGATGATTACTTATCTGCTATTGATGATGTTGCAAAAGAAAGCTATGTTGACAAAACTCGTTTAGGTTGCGTAGGTGCTAGTTATGGTGGTTATTCGGCTTTCTTTTTAGCAGGAATTCACAACAACCGTTTTAAAACTTTTAT
This region includes:
- a CDS encoding S9 family peptidase, which translates into the protein MKKVILTTLVMMSLSTMAQNVMSPELLWKLGRVTPLGLSKDGKNIVYKVTTPSVAENNSKSKYYSLPVNGGTATEVSDIKTVLTDKNISPDGKFLVYNDEVKIDKVLGKDFYPNLEKSDAQIYDGLDYRHWDTWNEGKFNHVFYKENKDGAVGIDILKGENFDSPQKPFGGDEDYIWSPDGKSILYVSKKKAGTQYAISTNTDIYEYNLETGKTINRTVENLGYDMAPKFSPTGNLTWLQMKRDGYEADKNDIIVDFKGLKINLTANWDGTVNSFMWSKDGKKVFFVAPIDGTKQLFEVNFPGLTKIAIKVIQLTNGNYDVNDLVGFADDHIIVTRSDMNHANEIFSFNLKKNTWKQLSNVNTETYEKLTLSKTERRYVTTTDGKKMLVWVILPPNFDASKKYPTLLFCQGGPQSALTQSYSFRWNFSLMAAKGYVVVAPNRRGMPGHGVKWNEQISKDWGGQVMDDYLSAIDDVAKESYVDKTRLGCVGASYGGYSAFFLAGIHNNRFKTFIAHDGVFNTQSMFGTTEEVFFNNWDFGGPYWEKDNAIAQKAYTTFNPINYVDKWNKPILIIQGGKDFRVPIGQSQEAFQAAQLRGIKSRLLYFPEENHWVLKPQNAQVWQGEFFKWLNETL